Proteins from a genomic interval of Lycium ferocissimum isolate CSIRO_LF1 chromosome 2, AGI_CSIRO_Lferr_CH_V1, whole genome shotgun sequence:
- the LOC132048022 gene encoding 1-aminocyclopropane-1-carboxylate synthase 3-like, which yields MKFLSKKATCNSHGQDSSYFLGWEEYEKNPYDEIRNPKGIIQMGLAENQLSFDLLESWLAQNPDAAGFKRNGESIFRELALFQDYHGLPAFKDALVQFMAEIRGNKVSFDSNKLVLTAGATSANETLMFCLTDPADAFLLPTPYYPGFDRDLKWRTGAEIVPIQCTSSNGFRITESALEEAYQEAKKRNLKVKGVLVTNPSNPLGTTLSKQELELLLTFIATKQIHLISDEIYSGTVFNSPKFVSVMEVLIENNYMHTDVWDRVHIVYSLSKDLGLPGFRVGAIYSNDEMVVSAATKMSSFGLISSQTQYLLSAMLSDKKFMKKYVSENQKRLKKRHEMLVRGLKNIGISCLDSNAGLFCWVDMRHLLSSNTFDAEMELWKKIVYEVGLNISPGSSCHCTEPGWFRACFANMSENTLNIAIKRLKDFVYSSARDSDIQNHQHSNNTSPKKKSFSKWVFRLSFNERQRER from the exons ATGAAGTTCCTATCAAAGAAAGCCACGTGTAACTCGCATGGACAGGATTCTTCGTACTTCCTAGGATGGGAGGAATATGAGAAGAACCCATACGATGAAATTCGTAATCCTAAAGGAATCATCCAGATGGGTCTTGCAGAGAATCAG CTCTCTTTCGATTTATTAGAATCCTGGCTTGCTCAAAACCCAGATGCAGCTGGGTTTAAGAGAAATGGAGAGTCAATATTTAGAGAGCTTGCCTTATTCCAAGATTACCATGGCCTTCCAGCTTTCAAAGAT GCATTGGTTCAATTCATGGCAGAAATCAGAGGGAACAAAGTGAGCTTTGATTCAAACAAGCTTGTACTTACAGCTGGTGCTACTTCTGCAAATGAGACACTCATGTTTTGTCTCACCGATCCTGCCGATGCTTTTCTCCTTCCCACTCCATACTACCCTGG ATTTGATAGAGACCTGAAATGGAGAACCGGGGCTGAGATTGTGCCAATACAATGCACAAGTTCAAATGGCTTTAGAATCACAGAATCCGCTCTTGAAGAAGCTTACCAAGAAGCCAAAAAGCGAAATCTTAAAGTGAAAGGGGTTCTAGTGACTAACCCATCGAACCCATTGGGTACAACATTAAGCAAACAAGAACTCGAACTTCTTCTAACCTTCATAGCTACAAAGCAAATCCATCTCATCAGTGACGAGATCTATTCTGGCACTGTTTTTAACTCGCCTAAATTCGTCAGTGTGATGGAAGTATTGATCGAAAATAACTACATGCACACCGATGTTTGGGATCGTGTTCACATTGTCTATAGCCTTTCTAAGGATTTAGGTCTCCCTGGATTTCGAGTTGGTGCCATCTATTCCAACGACGAGATGGTTGTCTCTGCAGCCACAAAAATGTCCAGTTTCGGATTAATTTCATCTCAAACTCAGTACCTTCTTTCCGCCATGCTATCGgataaaaaattcatgaaaaaatatgtGTCCGAAAATCAAAAGAGGCTTAAGAAACGGCATGAAATGCTAGTTCGTGGTCTTAAAAATATTGGGATCAGTTGCCTTGATAGCAATGCTGGATTGTTTTGTTGGGTTGACATGAGACATCTCCTAAGTTCAAACACATTTGACGCAGAAATggaattatggaagaaaatagtGTACGAAGTTGGGCTAAATATTTCCCCTGGATCGTCGTGCCATTGTACAGAACCGGGCTGGTTTCGTGCATGTTTCGCTAACATGTCCGAAAATACGCTAAACATCGCCATAAAACGTTTGAAGGATTTTGTTTATTCAAGTGCAAGGGATAGCGACATTCAAAATCACCAGCATTCGAATAATACGAGTCCAAAGAAGAAGTCATTCTCCAAGTGGGTTTTTCGATTATCGTTCAATGAACGTCAAAGAGAACGATAG